The genomic window TCCCACATCCCAACCTGTCACTCCCAATCTGTTGGGGGCCTGATGGTAAGTGGTGCAGCATTCTTCCGTCCAGCCCGGATGCCTGGGTAGAAGAGGGGCCAAAGTTTCTCAGTAAAAGTATCAGTGAAGGTGTAGATATGAGAGCGGTCTGTGACATTGTAGAAAGACAGTGTGCCGGCCTCATAGTCTAGGAATATGCCTACCCGCTTGGGTTTCACTTTGATGTGCAAAGGGGTAAAAGGTGTGGTGGTGGCCGCATATTTGTCCCCATTCCATAGCCGCACCCGCCAGTAGCCAGTCTCAGGGAGTGGAGTCAACTCGCCCTTTCGGCTCACGGAGTCCCGGCATACACCCACTGCCCAGTGGGTCTTGtcgcccacctccacctcccagtagTGTCGACCTGAGGTGAAACCCTCAGTAGCCAGGACGCAAGGGTAGAAGGTGAAACGCCTTGGTGTGTCAGGGAGATCCCGGAGTCTTGTCTCCACGAACTTGACGCTCTTACGATCCTCCGACAGGACTAGGTTAGGATGAGCTGTCTCAGGGTCCAGGGTCACATCCGCTGGCGGGAGAAGCCAGAGTGGGGAGCTAGATGAGGATGGGAATAGCTAAATGCCCCTGCCTCACTCTTCCAGCCTGCCTTTACAGAGCCTGGTCCCTTAAAGGTCCCCAGAACAACACGGTTTGGTTAACTTTCTCAATCCATGGTGTCACCTAAGGGAGGGGAGAAAGCAATGGCTCACTTCTCACACTGACCCTAAAGTAAACAGATAATAATCTCTTGAGTCTGCAGTGGCTGGTAATGTAGGTTCCCGCCTGGTCCTCTCTTCATCTCCCTCTGACATTATCATTTATCTAACTACATAGAGAAGTACAAGGTGTAGTCTGAGAGGCAGAAAAAACGGAAAGTGTTAAGAAGGATGCAGAGCAAGACAGCATATGGTCTAGGGATAGGGTGACCATGTGTCACTGGCCTGGTTTATGACTATTTATCCCTGCATATTCACATTAATATAATGACACTccctttcagtttctttctttccttttttttttttgagatggagtctcactctatcctctagtctggagtgcagtggtgcgatctcagctcactgcaacctctgcttccgaggttcaagcagttctcctgccttagcctccagaggagttgggattacaggcgcccactaccacatctggctaatttttatatttttagtagagatggggtttcaccatgttggccaggctgatctcaaactcctgacctcaagtgatccaccagtcttggcctcccaaagtgctgggattacagatgtgagccaccgcgcccggccattcaaGGTTATGCAAGTTTACGTGGTAAATTATATAATCACTCTACCCAATctttggcaaattatttaacctttctgggcCTTGAAAAAGTATGCACCTAAGAGTAGGTAACACTTAAGGCTTCCTCTCACTCCAAGTTCTGTGACTCAGGGTGAGACTAAAAGCCAGATAAAGGGGTAGGTGTGGGTGGGAGTAAGAAAAGTGAGAGATGGGATAACTGAAACCCATATAAGGCAGGACCTAAAAGCTTTCTTCTCTCTAGTGGTTCCTTCTAGTTTCCTTTTGGGAACAACTCACCAATTAGCTGTTTAAGGATTTTCCTTAGGGCAAAGTACTGTCGGGGGAAATTGCTGAAGTTCTTTTCCAGCTCTATGGATACTGAAGTCACCTCCATGGTCTTCACCTTCTCACATCTAGGAGGGATAGGGAGATAGGGGAAGAAAGGGCAGAGTTAGGGAGAAGCTCCAGCCAAGTGACTATTCAGATGTTAACATCTTTagggagaaatgaaaattctccatctttccactttcttcctcctccctgaaGAGCTCACCTGTTGCTTTCTTTTACTAATCCAAGGAGAGCCTTATGATCCCGTGGACAGATCCTCATTTTGAGAGTGAGCCTCTGAACTTTCTAGGAATATTCctatatttcatgcaaatggatgATTGCCCTCCCTGTTCTCCCaaccccttcctccttccatcttGTTCGGACATAATTCCATCCACTGGCACAAGTAGAATCTGGTTCTGCCTTATCATTCTCCTTCTCAAGAAGTCCTGATGTTCAAAGGGGAAAAGGGATTATTCTTCCCAATAATTTGTTCTCTACCTGGCATCATGGGCACAATGAACATTCTCCCATACCCTGCTCAGACACTACATGACTTTCCCAACCTTACCCCCAACCCAAACTCCTGACTGTACCCCTCCTCTCTAAGCCAAGACCTAACTCACTCAAAGAGATACAACAATCACTTACTTTTCCAGGGTACTTTTGACATCctagaaggaaggagaaaagaaagcagtATTGGTCCTGGTATTCAGTGGTCCTGAAGGCAAAAGGTTCCCCCTCCTCCCAAAAGTTCCACAGCTATGAAACAGGCATAGGATAAACTGAGGGTCACGCAATGCAAGAAGAGCTCCAGGGGGACCTGAGGGCACTTCTCCCAACCTAATCCCTACTTTCAACTTTCGGTCATCATGAAGCCTGGTCATTTATATCACTTCCAAATGATTTCTTTTATGCTTGTCTTTGCTCCTCAAGGATGCTGGGAGCTCCCTACCAGGGACAGGGATTGTGTCAGTTCTTTACTCTGGTCCCCCAAGTACCAACCACATATCTCAGTCTCCTTGAGGATCAGTATAGAGTTCCAGACTGGTGGCATTGGAACAAATCACACATTCCTGTTACGGTTTGGTATTCCCTGTCTTGCATTGGTTAATAAACATTAAtaactagccaggcacagtagctcacgcctgcaatccgagcactttgggaggccaaggcgggtggatcacttgagatcaggagtttaagaccagcctggcgaacatggtgaaaccctgtctctactaaaaatacaaaattggccgggtgtgggggtgtgtgcctgtaatcccagttactcgggaggctgaggcagaagaattgcttgaacccgggaggcaaaggttgcagtgagccaagatcgcaccactgcactccagcctgagcaacagagcaagactccatctcaaaaaaaagaaaaaaaaaggaagaataaacaCATTAATAACTGTGTGCTAATACTGATTTGTGAATATTTGGGAtccagaagacaaagaagacaaATCTCTGTCCCACAAGGATTTCCCAGTTTAATGTGGAAGGCAGAACACACATACATGAAAGGACACAGGAACAAACACCAAGCAATACGTAACACAAAAATAAGTGTACAATGAAGCCTCACTGTCAAATGCTGGTAATCTAATCTCTAAGATAAAAAATATGTTCCCTACAGTTTTGCTAACACCATTCATTTACTGAAGAGAACaaagtatttcaaatattttagaggtATTATTGATATATACATAACAAAAGcaatatattatttaaacataatttcaggcatacctcattttattgcacttcattttattgtgttttgttgACACTGAGTGTTTTTCAGCTAGATGGTTTGTGGCAACCTGTGTTGAGCAAGTCTACTGGCACCAtgttttccaacagcatgtgctcacttcgtgtctctgtgtcacattttggtaattcccACAATATTTcacactttttcattattatatctaGTATGATcttgatcagtgatctttgatgttactattgtaatcgTTTTGGGGCACTGTGAACTGCATCCATATAAGACAAAcaacttaattgataaatatattttatgtgttctAACTGATCCACTACCAGCCATTCCCTCATCTTTCTCCATCTCCCctggcctccctattccctgagacacacacaacaatattaaaattatatcaattaATAATCCtgcaatggcctctaagtgttcaagtgaaagaagagtcacatgtctctcactttaaatcaaaacctAGAAATGtttaagcttagtgagaaaggcacATTGAAAGCCAAGATGGGCTAAAAGCTAGGCCTATTGTGCCAAACAGCAAGCCAGGCTGTGAATGCTAAGGAAAAGTTACTGAAGAAacttaaaagtgctactccagtgaacacatgaatgatgataaagtgaaacagctttattgctgagATGGAGAAAATTTTAGTGATCTGGATATAAGATCACATgattctcttaagccaaagcccAATCCACAGCAAGGCTctaactctcttcagttctatgaaagctgagagaggtaaggaagctgcagaagaaaagtttaaagttAGGTATTAGTTTGAAGGCAAAAGGTTCaagaaaagaagccatctctgTAACAAAAATGTGCAAGgagaagcagcaagtgctgatgcagaagctgcagcaagttatccagaagatcttgCCAAGAttattgatgaaggtggctacactaaacaacacattttcaatgtaaacaaaacagccttctattgaaGGAGGTGCTATCCAGGGCTTTCACagttagagagaagtcaatgtctggcttcaaagctttaAAGGACAGGATGACTCTCTTACTAGAAGCAAGGGCAGCTGGTGAGTTTAAGTTGAAACCAGTGCTCACTTACCATTTCAAAAATCCTAAGactcttaagaattatgctggccgggtgcgatggctcaagcctgtaatcccagcactttgggaggccgagacgggtggatcacgaggtcaggagatcgagaccatcctggctaacatggtgaaacccagtcttcactaaaaatacaaaaaattaaccagatgcggtggcaggcgcctgtagtcccagctacttgggaggctgaggcaggagaatggcatgaacctgggaggcggagcttgcagtgagctgagatctggccactgtactccagcctgggcaacagagcaacactccgtctcaaaaaaaaaaaaaaaaaaagaattatgctaaatctacttcccctgtgctctagaaatggaacaacaaagcctgtttacagcatggtatactgaatgttttaaatttaaaaaaattactttttgtacagatagggtcctgctatattgcccagactggtctcgaattcctggccttaaacaatcctcctggctcgacctcccagagtgctaggattacagatgtgagccactgtgcctagcctttactgaaatttttttttgggggatggagtttcactcttgtcacccaggcgggagtgcaatggcatgatcttagctcactgcaacctccgcctctcgggttcaagtgattctcctgcctcagtctcccaagtagctgggattacaggcgcccgccaccatgcccaactaatttttgtatttttagtagagatggggtttcaccatgttggccaggctggtctcaaactcctgacctcaggcaatccacctgccttggtctaccaaagtgctaggattacagggataagccacTGTGTTCAACCCTTCACTGAAAATTTTaagttgagacctactgctcagaaaaaagattcctttcaaaatattactgctcattgacaaggCACTTGATCACCCAAAAGTTCTGATAGAGATGTAAAATGACACTCAagttgttttcatgtctgctaaTACAACATCCAATTGGCAGtccatggatcaagaagtaattttgactttcaagtcttacttaataaatatatttcataaagcTTCTATAAATAGTGATTTTTCTGATAGAACTGGGCAAAGTAAAATGAAGGCTTTCTGgtaaggattcaccattctagttgccattaagaacattcgtGATTTGTGAAAAGAAgccaaaatatcaatattaacaggCATTTAGAAGAAGTCTATTCCAACCCTTATGGATGACTTTTAGGGGTTCAAAACTTCAGTGGTGTAAGTAACTACAAATGTGGGTTTTCAAAGATTTtcaaagaagttctactgtgagtaTAACGCTAttaaacagcatcacatgctcaGAGATATCTTTCATAAAAGGAAGAGTCGAAAGTAAACTTCGTTGTTGTcttaagaaattgtcacagtcGCCCCaatcttcagcaaccaccaccttgATCAGTCAATATTGATACAAGaccttccaccagcaaaaagattattaTTCCACTAGGAAACCCAACAAATTAATGTGACTTGCTTTATCAAGATACTCGCTTTATTgaagtggtctggaactgaacccacaatatctctgaggCATGCCTGTATCCTTTAAACTATGTTTCTTTTTCAGCAGTACATAAATCAAATTTCAGGACTTAAAAGTAATGGTAACTGcatttacaaaatttttaatgcatAGTTTTTCACTAACTCAGGCTAGACTTCCCTCTTTTCAAAAGAATGAATCTTTTCTTTGGAACAGATTAAGCACATAATTGCTGACAAGAGATAAGAACACAAAAATGATTAGAAGGGGATGGGAGAAATCAGATCAGCTTTTCTGTAGCAAAGACCCTTTAAGTACACCTGGCAGAAAGAACGGGATTTAGGGAAGCAGAGCAGAAGAATGAGTATCCCAGGCTGACAAAACAGCCTATGCAAAGCTACACTGCACTCGGCCTGAGGGGCTATGCAGGGGCAAAGGTCGAACCTTAAGCATCTCGAAGCCCGACTGTAAGCACTTGCCCTCCACCTCTGCAGCCAAGTGGGCCAGGTCCCGGCGCTTGTCCCCAAGGTGGGCAGCATTTTCTCGGAGTCGCTGCAGAATGTCCTGTTCCTCTTCTTCTAGTCGTGAAAGCAACACCTGCTGCTCTTCATCCAGCCGCCTGTGAAGCTCTTCAAACTCCCTTAAGATCTGCTGTCGGCGACTTTCCACTAGTCTCTGAGAAGAGGGAAGATGTTATATCAGCAGGGTCAGTGTGGTATAAGGAAGCCTTTCTCTCACCCACCATATGTATGAATTAACACAGACTTCCAGTTTCACCGAAAATGGTTTaacaaaggctgggtgtggtgacgcatgcctgtaattccaggctaagggaggtggattgcttgggatcaggagttcgagaccagcctaggcaacatggtgaaaccccaactctacaaaaaatagacaagacagaaagacagagagaaagacagaaagaaagaaagaaaaaagaaagaaagaaagaaaatgagagaaaatggtTTAACAAGACAGGGAAGACAAGACAGACAAAGACAAGAAAGACAAGAATGacaagacagaaagacagaaagatggacagacagaaaggaagaaagaaaatgagagaaaatggtTTAACAGAACACTCATGTTTTATTCCACTGGAATTTCCTTCTGTAAAGAATGGCTCCATCACTATCACTCCCCTACTGATGACTTGGTAGTGAAGACCACTggggacatatatatatatttttttaacttaagataAAAAACTCAATAATATGATGACATGCACTATTACAGATATCAGAGATATCTGTGTTATTATCAACTGTAAAGTTCTAGTTAATTCAATCGGTCGAGAAAAGGAAAGtacaggctgagcatggtggctcatgcctgtaagcttAGTGCTTAGGAGGCCCaggtgaggggatcacttgaggccaagagtccaAGACCAACCTAGAaaacagtgagaccttgtttcaactaaaaagaaaaaaaaaattagtcgggcgtggcaATGCAcatctgcagtcctagctactcaaaaagctgagacaagaggatgGATGGCTGGAACCCTGGAGTTTGAGTTAGTGTGCTGTGattactactgcactccagcctgggtgagattctgtctcaaaacaaacatgaaaaacaatgaaacGAAAAGGAAAGTACAaatactaaaaagttaaaaataagattGTCATCTTTTGCATATTGCAACACATCCACCAGATAAAAACCAGAGAACTGTGAAAATACAAGAATCAGTAAGAATTCTATGggttattataaaatatacatatgtagatTTCAGGGCTGAACTTGTTAAATTGTTTCAAGTCACTTCAGAGAATTGGCAATTCCTACCCCAGAAACAGGTTACAGAAGTTTGTTAGTAATTTAGTTTCTTGAAATTTGAAACATGCTTTCTCTAAGCCAGCACATAGACTCTAACATTGGGCCTctaacatttctgaaatttggTAATACAGGATTCAAACACCAGCCATAACACTTTCTGAGAATTATCAGTACATTCTCTCTTCTGCATCTACACTACAACAAATAGTGATCTCCCTAAAGAAAGAATTCCCCAAGCATCATGTGACTGATGGTGAAGCAAAGTGAGAAGCAGAGACTGGGACTCTAGAAGGAAGTGGATAGGGAACGAAAGGCAGGCCTGAGGGTGAAGAGAGGGTGGGGACGCAAAGCCAGGATGGGCCTGACAAGCGTGGCATTTGTGGATTCAAGCTAGTTCCTGGCAGAAGCTGACCAGCTCTTCTAGTTTAGGGCCACTTGCTACTTCACTTTCCACCACTGCCTTCTCAGTGTACATCTGAACAAAACATATTCTCACATTTGCCCTCAATAAAACAcagcctttgtgtgtgtgtgtgtgtgtgtgtgtgtgtgtatgcatgtgtgtttgtttaGGTAGGGGTGCAAGTTTAACATTTATGACTGTGATAAATAGGAAGCAAAAAGGCTCTTCCTCTTATAAACCAgtaatctcttctctttttttcactcTATATTTTAGGGCAGTGGTTCTTAATGAAGGTGTTATCACCCTCTGAGGATATTCTGGAAATGGGCACATCTTCTTGTTTTCCATAGTTGGGGAAGTTCCTGACAATGACGCTAGCACTCCTCCAATGACAATCCGGCATAGTGAACTGACCTGCAACATTTTCTAATGTTCTGCTGGGTATTCAAAAACATAGGCTTGGGCTTGAATATCATTTTATGTAGTATAAACACAGAGTAATTCTTACATGGTTTTACCATACATAAATTTTTCAGCAATAGCTAAATAAAACACAAGATTATATTCTGTTATACTTAGAACTTTACCAAAAGTTATTATTATGAAAAATCGTATCACCAAGAGCTAAGCTACTTAGTGTTTCAATCACATTGGCACACATCCATCTCAGTCtgaatttgtatttatatgttgCTGATAATGACACATATAGGTGCAAGCATATAACCAGCTATACTGTAAAGTCTTTCAGGGTAGTCATGCCCAAATAttacataccacattttatcaTCAATTATGTTTCATTACATTTGGACATGATAgactctttaaaatttaaaattatgcacATAGGTTATTTTACCTGCAATTTTCAGTTCAGcataattacaaattatttttaaaaggggcaTTGAGTCTgatgagggagaaggagggagaattCAAATGGTCACAAGAGGAATGTTGGTGGTAGTTTTGGAGATCACTGACATgacaatttacaattttaaaaaaaacatgacATTTCTGTTTAAGCATTTAGAaggttttaaaaaagtatatttccATCTCTATTCTTTACCTTCAAGAAGATGACCAACATGAAGAAGAAAGCTAATGACTAGCAATAAGcaccattttcatatttttagatttCTCAGAAGGCctctaaaagaacaaaaaactaaaagttcACGTTTGTAACCAAAATtggttcaaattttaaaaatttcaaatgctTACTTTGCTAAAATGGGTAAGGCACTAAGGTAATAATACTTGCTTTCTGATGAAATGttgtcattcatttaaaaattcatgtttctATGAATCAAAACTTGTATTTAGCTTCTGGTGATCCCTACGTCAACTCTTAAAAACTCATCATTCTTTGGGAAACCTTTAAGGAGGCCAAATTTCTATGTTGTCTTCTTATGAACTTGCACCTGTGCATTTTGTGCCATTACTAATTTTCTCCACTTAACTTTAAGCTCAAGGAGGGCAGGAACTGTGTTTTGGCTCATCATTGTTCCCCAGTGTCAAATACAGGGTTTGGCCTAAACCAGGAGcttaacaagtatttactgattCACGAAGAACTAGcattcctggttttgccacttACTGGCTTCATGATCTTGGACTAGTCACTTACTCAAGGTCCATTTCCTTCTGTGTAAGCTGAAGGTAATAATACCTACCTTAAAGAATATCTAAGTTTACTCCTACATCTTACTAAAGATGGCCTCAGGatttccttctgtctctttctcgTAGCTTTTCTATGTCTCACTTATCCCAATTTGGCCTGAACTTCAAGACCCTAACAACCCTATGTCATGGATATCTAATGAATTAATGCATAGGACTCAATTCTAGTTATTTTTGCTACAAATGATAATTGTTCACTGTTCAACAGAAGAAAGACAAGACACCAAAATACCATGCTAAAAATAAGGCAATGCTATAAAAGAGGTGCAAAATTGTATGAAAATTAAGAACGTTAATTTCTGAAGGGTCAGGAAAGGCTGCATAGGAAGTGGCTTTCATCCCATCTGAGAGATGAATAGGATCCTATGgtggaggatggggaggggaagAACATTCTAGGACCAACATCATTTAGCATACTTAAGCTTACTTGAGTTTTAAGAATGTGGTCCTAATGTCATTGGATAGTTCTTCTGAGACTCTTGGTcagctccttttccctttctccccagTGAATCTTCCACATTCTCCTCTCTTCAAGTCCTCTAAGAAACTCCCATCCCTGCCTTCTCAGCAGAAAGCCTCCTTTGCTGCTTTAACAAAAAAAGGAGACCAAGAGGCACGAACTCTCTCAGCTCACCAGATGTAAGA from Macaca fascicularis isolate 582-1 chromosome 4, T2T-MFA8v1.1 includes these protein-coding regions:
- the TRIM39 gene encoding E3 ubiquitin-protein ligase TRIM39 isoform X1 — protein: MAETSLLEAGASAASTAAALENLQVEASCSVCLEYLKEPVIIECGHNFCKACITRWWEDLERDFPCPVCRKTSRYRSLRPNRQLGSMVEIAKQLQAVKRKIRDESLCPQHHEALSLFCYEDQEAVCLICAISHTHRAHTVVPLDDATQEYKEKLQKCLEPLEQKLQEITRCKSSEEKKPGELKRLVESRRQQILREFEELHRRLDEEQQVLLSRLEEEEQDILQRLRENAAHLGDKRRDLAHLAAEVEGKCLQSGFEMLKDVKSTLEKCEKVKTMEVTSVSIELEKNFSNFPRQYFALRKILKQLIADVTLDPETAHPNLVLSEDRKSVKFVETRLRDLPDTPRRFTFYPCVLATEGFTSGRHYWEVEVGDKTHWAVGVCRDSVSRKGELTPLPETGYWRVRLWNGDKYAATTTPFTPLHIKVKPKRVGIFLDYEAGTLSFYNVTDRSHIYTFTDTFTEKLWPLFYPGIRAGRKNAAPLTIRPPTDWE